A stretch of the Deinococcus sp. YIM 134068 genome encodes the following:
- a CDS encoding MerR family transcriptional regulator has protein sequence MRGRLIISRFAVLTGLPTKTLRYYDEIGLLCPEYVDESTSYRYYGVAQIDRAVRIRRWRELGLPIEDIRLILDHPDRAREVLLRHEEWLSAEIEHRHRALLHLRAFLQEAPMDYRIEHLPARQTLSIRTRLRPPHYEVIPEALRELMLYAKARGYPSDAPSFFVHDNDDQGEGSLAEVCLPVVGKADPQGRIEVRTFEGGRAFVGRFVGPYDKTGAAYSAVVEEALRRGLSITGVTAEFYVKSVPDTPNPQAYETDIAFFLEEGEVGS, from the coding sequence ATGCGAGGTCGCCTGATCATCTCCCGGTTCGCCGTCCTCACCGGCCTGCCCACGAAAACCCTGCGGTACTACGACGAGATTGGCCTGTTGTGTCCTGAGTACGTCGACGAGTCCACCAGCTACCGGTACTACGGCGTCGCCCAGATCGACCGGGCCGTCCGAATCCGCCGTTGGCGTGAACTCGGCCTGCCCATTGAGGACATCCGGCTGATCCTCGACCATCCCGACCGCGCGAGGGAGGTGTTGCTTCGTCATGAAGAGTGGCTGAGCGCCGAAATCGAGCACCGACACCGGGCACTTCTGCACCTGCGCGCCTTTCTTCAGGAGGCTCCTATGGACTACCGCATCGAGCACCTTCCCGCCCGCCAGACCCTGAGCATCCGCACGCGCCTGCGGCCACCCCACTACGAGGTCATTCCCGAAGCCCTGCGTGAACTGATGCTGTACGCGAAGGCCCGGGGCTACCCGAGTGACGCCCCGAGCTTCTTCGTGCATGACAACGACGACCAGGGCGAAGGCAGCCTCGCCGAGGTCTGTCTGCCCGTCGTGGGGAAAGCCGACCCCCAGGGGCGCATCGAGGTCAGGACGTTCGAGGGGGGCAGGGCCTTCGTCGGGCGTTTCGTGGGACCCTACGACAAGACGGGGGCCGCGTACTCCGCCGTGGTGGAAGAGGCCCTCCGGCGAGGGCTGAGCATCACGGGCGTGACTGCCGAGTTCTACGTGAAGAGTGTGCCGGACACCCCGAACCCCCAGGCCTACGAGACGGACATCGCCTTCTTCCTGGAGGAGGGGGAAGTGGGATCCTGA
- a CDS encoding asparaginase, with product MTSAAALRLAVVHTGGTIASRPSPDGTGVTPQAAPTVPGLAGVSVVDHQPFRLPSPHVTPGHMLALSHLITRLAPGHDGVVVTHGTDTLEETAFLLHLTLGVEASVVLTGSMRHAEEPSWDGPGNLLDAAHVALHPASRGRGPLAVFGGDIFDARTVTKVHTTAVDAFGGYPGPIGRVDREGEAAHVRFFARPEARPTYAPAALTARVEILYAYAGWTGEGYAEAEARADGLVIAALGTGNLPAELLPLVAGTAATGKPVVIATRTHAGPVIPVYGYPGGGATLVSAGAIPASFLNAHKARLLLMVLLSLGKGGAEIRRVFGEGAF from the coding sequence GTGACTTCCGCCGCCGCCCTGCGCCTTGCGGTCGTTCACACGGGGGGCACCATCGCCAGCCGCCCCAGCCCGGACGGGACGGGAGTGACGCCGCAGGCCGCGCCCACCGTGCCGGGGCTGGCGGGGGTGAGCGTGGTGGACCACCAGCCCTTCCGCCTCCCCAGCCCGCACGTCACGCCGGGGCACATGCTGGCGCTGTCGCACCTCATCACGCGGCTCGCGCCGGGGCACGACGGGGTGGTCGTCACCCACGGGACGGACACGTTGGAGGAGACGGCCTTTCTCCTGCACCTGACGCTGGGGGTGGAGGCGTCCGTGGTGCTGACGGGCAGCATGCGCCACGCCGAGGAACCCTCGTGGGACGGCCCCGGCAATCTGCTCGACGCCGCGCACGTCGCGCTGCATCCCGCCAGCCGGGGGCGCGGGCCGCTCGCCGTCTTCGGCGGGGACATCTTCGACGCGCGCACGGTGACGAAGGTCCACACGACCGCCGTGGACGCCTTCGGGGGCTATCCTGGTCCCATCGGGCGGGTGGACCGCGAGGGTGAGGCCGCCCACGTCCGCTTCTTCGCCCGCCCCGAGGCGCGGCCCACCTACGCTCCGGCGGCGCTGACGGCCCGCGTGGAGATTCTGTACGCCTACGCGGGCTGGACGGGGGAAGGCTATGCGGAAGCCGAGGCCCGCGCCGACGGTCTCGTGATCGCCGCGCTGGGCACCGGGAATCTCCCCGCCGAACTGCTGCCGCTCGTCGCGGGAACTGCCGCCACGGGCAAGCCCGTCGTGATCGCCACCCGCACGCACGCGGGGCCGGTCATTCCTGTCTACGGCTACCCCGGCGGTGGGGCGACCCTGGTTTCGGCAGGCGCGATTCCCGCGAGTTTTCTCAACGCACACAAGGCCCGGCTGCTCCTGATGGTGCTCCTCAGCCTGGGGAAAGGCGGCGCGGAGATTCGGCGGGTGTTCGGGGAAGGGGCGTTCTAG
- the hemC gene encoding hydroxymethylbilane synthase: protein MRTVTIGTRGSNLALAQTRWVVARLKEEWPDTDFRIQTISTGGDRNRASLEAMAQRGDKGFWVKEIEEALLGKRIDIAVHSLKDLPTEQPEGLEISSIPRRVDARDVLIGKEGSKRLADLPPGARVGTSSVRRKAFLRASRPDLEIVNLRGNIDTRLAALGTPDYDAIILAAAGLIRTEQRHRIDEFIEPDVLLPAPGQGALALETRADDDLNIEVAYAIHDHGTDDRITAEREFLAGLGAGCLAPVGAHATVKGGVLTLEGWVGALDGSHVIRATTSGDPAECADLGAELAADMLGQGARDLIEAAHV from the coding sequence ATGCGTACGGTCACGATAGGGACGCGCGGCAGTAACCTCGCGCTCGCGCAGACCCGCTGGGTGGTCGCCCGCCTCAAGGAGGAATGGCCCGACACCGACTTCCGCATCCAGACCATCAGCACGGGCGGCGACCGCAACCGCGCGAGCCTGGAGGCGATGGCGCAAAGGGGCGACAAGGGCTTCTGGGTCAAGGAGATCGAGGAGGCGCTGCTGGGGAAGCGCATCGACATCGCCGTTCACTCGCTCAAGGACCTGCCCACCGAGCAGCCGGAGGGCCTGGAGATTTCCTCGATTCCCCGGCGAGTAGACGCCCGCGACGTGCTGATCGGCAAGGAGGGCAGCAAGCGCCTTGCCGACCTGCCGCCCGGTGCCCGCGTGGGCACGAGCAGCGTGCGCCGCAAGGCCTTCCTGCGCGCCTCCCGCCCCGACCTTGAGATCGTCAACCTGCGCGGCAACATCGACACCCGCCTCGCCGCGTTGGGCACCCCCGACTACGACGCGATCATCCTCGCGGCGGCGGGCCTGATTCGCACCGAGCAGCGCCACCGCATCGACGAGTTTATCGAGCCGGACGTTCTCCTCCCCGCCCCCGGTCAGGGTGCCCTCGCGCTGGAGACCCGCGCCGACGACGACCTGAACATCGAGGTCGCCTACGCCATCCACGACCACGGCACGGACGACCGCATCACCGCCGAGCGGGAGTTCCTGGCGGGCCTGGGGGCCGGGTGCCTCGCCCCGGTGGGCGCTCACGCGACCGTCAAGGGCGGCGTGCTGACGCTGGAGGGCTGGGTGGGCGCGCTGGACGGCAGCCACGTCATCCGCGCGACGACCTCGGGCGACCCCGCCGAATGTGCCGACCTGGGAGCCGAACTCGCCGCCGACATGCTGGGGCAGGGGGCGCGGGACCTCATCGAGGCGGCCCACGTCTGA
- a CDS encoding hemolysin family protein encodes MGNPLLEFGILIGLLVLNGFFSGSELGVVSARRSRLEAEAARGNPGAAAALRLIERPGAFLATVQIGITLIGTVSAVFAGGNLTRHLEPLLRPLLGDRADAAAGVAVVLLVTFLSLVLGELAPKGVALRDPEGLATRVAPFFMVLSRVTRPVVWILEGTSRGLLRLFGMRREAAEFVTEEDVRAVVNQAARSGSLEATEQGRIESVLRFNDRRVRDLMTPRVDAVTLGLTAPIAEAVGTILAEEHDRYAVRDASGEVVGQVAVADVLRSLHTGRPLADFVRPAVFLPETAWAEDALARLEREGHQRLAVVVDEYGEFSGVLSISDLLASLAGVEDPTGEALIVRRGDGSFLVDGGIPMHTLRGKLPLPPLPREDFSTLAGYVLEALGEFPQVGALARADDWEIEVVDVDGPRVDRLLVRPPGDVFIPRRAGEE; translated from the coding sequence GTGGGCAACCCCCTGCTGGAATTCGGCATCCTGATCGGGCTGCTGGTCCTCAACGGCTTTTTCTCCGGCTCGGAGCTGGGGGTGGTCTCCGCCCGGCGGTCGCGGCTGGAGGCGGAGGCGGCGCGGGGCAACCCCGGCGCGGCGGCGGCCCTGCGCCTGATCGAGCGGCCCGGTGCCTTTCTCGCCACCGTGCAGATCGGCATCACCCTCATCGGGACCGTCAGCGCCGTCTTCGCGGGCGGCAACCTCACCCGCCACCTCGAACCGCTGCTGCGCCCCCTCCTCGGGGACCGGGCAGACGCGGCGGCGGGCGTCGCCGTCGTCCTGCTCGTCACCTTCCTGTCGCTGGTGCTGGGCGAACTCGCGCCGAAGGGGGTGGCGCTGCGCGACCCCGAGGGGTTGGCGACGCGGGTCGCGCCCTTCTTCATGGTGCTGTCACGGGTCACGCGCCCGGTCGTGTGGATTCTGGAGGGCACCTCGCGCGGGCTGCTGAGGCTGTTCGGGATGCGGAGGGAGGCCGCCGAGTTCGTCACCGAGGAGGACGTGCGGGCCGTCGTGAACCAGGCGGCCCGGAGCGGCAGCCTGGAGGCGACCGAGCAGGGGCGTATCGAGTCGGTGCTGCGCTTCAACGACCGCCGGGTGCGCGACCTGATGACTCCGCGCGTGGATGCCGTGACCCTGGGCCTCACCGCGCCCATCGCGGAGGCGGTGGGGACGATCCTCGCCGAGGAACACGACCGCTACGCCGTGCGCGACGCCTCCGGCGAGGTGGTCGGACAGGTCGCCGTGGCCGACGTGTTGCGCTCGCTGCACACCGGGCGGCCCCTCGCGGACTTCGTGCGGCCCGCCGTGTTTCTCCCCGAGACCGCGTGGGCGGAGGACGCCCTCGCCCGGCTGGAACGGGAGGGCCACCAGCGCCTTGCGGTCGTCGTGGACGAGTACGGGGAGTTCAGCGGCGTCCTGTCCATCAGCGACCTGCTCGCGTCGCTCGCGGGGGTGGAGGACCCCACCGGGGAGGCCCTGATCGTGCGCCGGGGGGACGGCTCCTTTCTCGTGGACGGCGGCATCCCGATGCACACCCTGCGGGGGAAGCTGCCCCTGCCCCCCCTGCCCCGCGAGGACTTCAGCACCCTCGCCGGGTACGTGCTGGAGGCGCTCGGCGAGTTCCCGCAGGTCGGCGCTCTCGCCCGAGCGGACGACTGGGAGATCGAGGTCGTGGACGTGGACGGCCCGCGCGTGGACCGCCTGCTCGTTCGCCCGCCCGGGGACGTGTTCATCCCGCGCAGGGCTGGGGAAGAGTAG
- a CDS encoding DinB family protein — protein sequence MNVREYYAYLSAAREQLWNFLRALPTSDLDQPLIDGDRFHNIKDLLLHVTDLEDHWIHGIALGDGVAGRYPHDWVQPRAEQYDLGWIIEYGREVGGRTRALLEREPDLDREVKLVQDDPASDTVTLDQLLWNVMTHEVRHTAQIVLLIRQLGHTPPWLDYLRFARPHSARHVPSGEPDSPEPIADEDL from the coding sequence ATGAACGTCCGCGAATACTACGCCTACCTGTCCGCCGCCCGCGAGCAGCTATGGAACTTTCTGCGGGCGCTGCCCACCTCCGACCTCGACCAACCCCTGATCGACGGCGACCGCTTCCATAACATCAAGGACCTGCTGCTGCACGTCACCGATCTGGAGGACCACTGGATTCACGGCATCGCGCTGGGGGACGGCGTGGCGGGGCGCTACCCGCACGACTGGGTTCAGCCCCGCGCCGAGCAGTACGACCTCGGCTGGATCATCGAGTACGGGCGCGAGGTCGGAGGCCGCACCCGCGCCCTGCTGGAGCGGGAGCCGGACCTGGACCGCGAGGTCAAGCTCGTGCAGGACGATCCGGCGAGCGACACCGTGACGCTCGACCAGCTCCTGTGGAATGTGATGACCCACGAGGTCCGCCACACCGCCCAGATCGTCCTCCTCATCCGCCAGCTCGGGCACACGCCGCCGTGGCTCGACTACCTGCGCTTCGCCCGCCCCCACTCCGCCCGGCACGTGCCCTCCGGCGAACCCGACTCGCCCGAACCTATTGCCGACGAGGACCTGTAG
- a CDS encoding tRNA dihydrouridine synthase, producing MTFGPGFYASRLARPGAVLAPMAGYSDAPLRQLAAEQGALWTVSEMISARGLVLGGDTERLTLGRPYPGEANRVVQLFGAEPDLLARAVQRAEAWFSPAALDLNMGCPVPKVRGKGGACLLQTPEVAYALVRAMRPATALDVSAKIRLGWDEDRSVEVAQGLAAAGASLITVHGRTSAQRYTGEADWDAIARVAASVDVPVVGSGDVRTPAQARARLRSGVAAVMVGRGAVGNPWLFRALATGDDAVPTVAERARTALRHAELQATFYGPDRRGLTNMRPLRKVLPGYLPDHPELRDALVTVETLEDVARVLSPLLSAPEGHPAPTPLPPPQFGRGQTSRDL from the coding sequence ATGACGTTCGGCCCCGGCTTCTACGCCTCCCGCCTCGCCCGTCCGGGAGCGGTCCTCGCGCCGATGGCGGGCTACAGCGACGCGCCCCTGCGCCAGCTCGCCGCTGAACAGGGAGCGCTCTGGACCGTCAGCGAGATGATCAGCGCGCGCGGGCTGGTCCTCGGGGGCGACACCGAGCGCCTCACGTTGGGCCGCCCCTACCCCGGTGAGGCCAACCGGGTCGTTCAGCTCTTCGGGGCCGAGCCGGACCTCCTCGCGCGGGCGGTCCAGAGGGCCGAGGCGTGGTTTTCCCCCGCCGCCCTCGACCTCAACATGGGCTGTCCGGTGCCGAAGGTGCGCGGCAAGGGCGGGGCCTGCCTCCTCCAGACCCCCGAGGTCGCCTACGCGTTGGTGCGGGCAATGCGCCCGGCCACCGCGCTCGATGTGAGTGCCAAGATTCGCCTCGGCTGGGACGAGGACCGCAGCGTGGAGGTCGCGCAGGGGTTGGCGGCGGCGGGGGCGAGCCTGATCACCGTCCACGGGCGCACGAGTGCCCAGCGGTATACGGGGGAGGCCGACTGGGACGCCATCGCCCGCGTCGCGGCGAGTGTGGATGTGCCCGTGGTCGGCAGCGGCGACGTGCGGACGCCCGCGCAGGCCCGCGCCCGGTTGCGCTCCGGGGTCGCCGCCGTCATGGTCGGGCGCGGGGCGGTGGGCAATCCGTGGCTCTTCCGCGCGCTCGCCACGGGCGACGACGCTGTGCCGACGGTGGCCGAGCGTGCCCGCACCGCCCTGCGCCACGCCGAGTTGCAGGCGACCTTCTACGGACCGGACCGCCGGGGCCTGACGAACATGCGCCCGCTGCGGAAGGTGCTGCCGGGCTACCTCCCCGACCACCCCGAACTGCGGGACGCCCTCGTGACGGTGGAGACGCTGGAGGACGTGGCGCGCGTGCTCTCGCCCCTGCTGTCGGCCCCTGAGGGCCATCCGGCCCCCACCCCCCTCCCGCCCCCCCAGTTCGGGCGGGGGCAAACGTCAAGAGACCTGTAG
- a CDS encoding GNAT family N-acetyltransferase, translating to MKVTPLALHHAPLLHTLYTAAPGYFALLGTRIPPLGELTRDVEIALLDPRRRLELLHDDAGELFGSLDCKHDYPYPGDLTINLLLIREDRQSQGLGERVVRDLERRAPRGTTRILASVIGDNPRGARFWERLGYTFALDARPALTWYARPLAVPAGGNALRAVEGSRSLKV from the coding sequence TTGAAGGTCACGCCGCTGGCGCTGCATCACGCGCCGCTGCTCCACACGTTGTACACCGCCGCCCCCGGCTACTTCGCCCTGCTCGGCACGCGCATTCCGCCCCTGGGCGAACTGACGCGCGACGTGGAAATCGCCCTCCTCGACCCCCGACGCCGCCTCGAACTCCTGCACGACGACGCGGGTGAACTGTTCGGCAGCCTCGACTGCAAGCACGACTACCCGTACCCCGGCGACCTCACCATCAACCTCCTCCTCATCCGCGAGGACCGCCAGTCGCAGGGCCTGGGCGAGCGCGTCGTCCGCGACCTGGAGCGCCGTGCCCCGCGCGGCACCACCCGCATCCTCGCCAGCGTCATCGGCGACAACCCACGCGGTGCCCGCTTCTGGGAACGCCTGGGCTACACCTTCGCCCTCGACGCCCGCCCGGCCCTGACGTGGTATGCCAGGCCGCTGGCGGTCCCGGCGGGGGGGAATGCGCTGCGCGCGGTCGAGGGGTCGAGAAGTCTGAAGGTCTAG
- the argB gene encoding acetylglutamate kinase, with protein MIVKYGGNAMKSLELRRAVAGEIAALRATHPVVVVHGGGPVIERELAARGIPSEFRGGLRVTSPGAMDVVEMALCQLNKQLSQDVGAAVGLMGRDSGLLRAEVLDAALGRVGRVTGVNADLLRTLLGAGLTPVVGCVAVGPDGDALNVNADTAAGAVAGALGEGIVFLTDVDGVYRAYPDPASRAPHLTHAETEGGLAEGWIAGGMIPKVRAALDALGAGAPYAVIASGMTAGVLGAAAQGEAGTRITP; from the coding sequence GTGATCGTTAAATACGGCGGCAACGCCATGAAGAGCCTGGAACTGCGTCGGGCCGTCGCCGGGGAAATCGCGGCGCTGCGGGCCACCCACCCGGTCGTGGTCGTTCACGGGGGCGGGCCGGTGATCGAGCGTGAGCTGGCGGCGCGGGGCATTCCCAGCGAGTTCCGGGGCGGGCTGCGCGTCACCTCACCGGGGGCAATGGACGTGGTGGAGATGGCGCTGTGTCAGCTCAACAAGCAGCTCAGTCAGGATGTGGGGGCGGCGGTCGGGCTGATGGGGCGGGACAGCGGGCTACTGCGGGCGGAGGTGCTGGACGCCGCGCTCGGTCGGGTGGGGCGGGTCACAGGCGTGAATGCCGACCTCCTGCGCACCCTGCTCGGTGCCGGACTCACGCCTGTCGTGGGCTGCGTGGCGGTCGGGCCGGACGGGGACGCCCTGAACGTGAACGCCGACACCGCCGCCGGGGCCGTGGCCGGGGCGCTCGGTGAGGGCATCGTCTTCCTGACCGATGTGGACGGCGTGTACCGCGCCTACCCCGACCCGGCGAGCCGCGCCCCCCACCTCACCCATGCGGAGACGGAGGGGGGCCTCGCCGAGGGCTGGATCGCGGGCGGCATGATTCCGAAGGTGCGGGCGGCGCTGGACGCTCTCGGAGCCGGGGCACCCTACGCGGTCATCGCCAGTGGCATGACGGCGGGCGTGCTGGGGGCGGCGGCGCAGGGGGAGGCGGGGACACGGATCACGCCCTGA
- a CDS encoding GNAT family N-acetyltransferase, which produces MTPPHVPAEVRTPRLLLRSPRPEDAPAFHAAIHASLPELQRWMVWAQQPLDLPGTVENLREAAQHFGTRENLRYLVWNADGTELVGSSGYHALDWRVPKGEIGYWIATAHAGRGYATEVARTLTDFGLDTLGFRRIEIRCDARNERSARIPHALGYRLDATLVNDAVAADDPTVLRDTLIFSVTR; this is translated from the coding sequence GTGACCCCGCCCCACGTCCCCGCCGAGGTCCGCACACCCCGCCTTCTCCTGCGCTCCCCCCGGCCCGAGGACGCGCCCGCCTTCCACGCGGCCATCCACGCCTCACTGCCGGAGTTGCAGAGGTGGATGGTGTGGGCGCAACAGCCGCTCGACCTGCCCGGCACGGTGGAGAATCTGCGTGAGGCGGCCCAGCATTTCGGGACGCGCGAGAACCTGCGTTACCTCGTCTGGAACGCGGACGGCACCGAACTGGTTGGCAGCAGCGGATACCACGCGCTCGACTGGCGGGTGCCAAAGGGCGAGATCGGGTACTGGATTGCCACCGCGCACGCCGGGCGGGGGTACGCAACAGAGGTGGCACGGACGCTGACCGACTTCGGGCTGGACACGCTGGGCTTCCGCCGCATCGAGATTCGCTGTGACGCCCGCAACGAACGCAGCGCCCGCATTCCCCACGCGTTGGGCTACCGTCTGGACGCGACCCTCGTGAACGACGCGGTGGCCGCCGACGATCCTACGGTCCTGCGGGATACGTTGATCTTCAGTGTGACGAGGTAA
- the purK gene encoding 5-(carboxyamino)imidazole ribonucleotide synthase, producing MTPSSLGILGGGQLAQMLALAALPLGVRAVVLEPDPQAPARLCAEHIHAAYTDPNGLDHLAACDAVTLEFENVPVEALARLEGRVPVRPGGTLLARSRHRAREKEALRAAGVGTAPFVPIEAEADLPDALEQVGGRGLLKTSELGYDGKGQARVNSAVELNAAWERLGRVPCVLEGLVAFEREVSLGVARTAAGEVAFGPLVENTHRDGILRTSVFPARVPGGTEDQARDLARRVAEAWGLAGLLTLEFFQLPGGELLVNEVAPRVHNSGHLTQDGGGISQFEAQVRAVLGLGLTDWFPLHPCAMVNVVGTADGSEPDWAAIDALPGTRRHLYHKAPRPGRKLGHVNLVAPERETLHARLAELERLIP from the coding sequence ATGACCCCCTCATCCCTCGGCATTCTCGGCGGCGGCCAACTCGCCCAGATGCTCGCCCTCGCCGCCCTGCCCCTCGGCGTGCGGGCCGTGGTACTGGAACCTGACCCGCAGGCCCCCGCCCGCCTCTGCGCCGAACACATTCACGCCGCGTACACCGACCCGAACGGGCTGGACCACCTCGCCGCCTGCGACGCCGTGACCCTGGAGTTCGAGAACGTGCCCGTGGAGGCGCTCGCCCGCCTGGAGGGCCGGGTGCCCGTGCGGCCCGGCGGAACGCTGCTCGCCCGCAGTCGGCACCGGGCGCGCGAGAAGGAGGCCCTGCGTGCGGCGGGAGTGGGAACAGCACCCTTCGTGCCCATTGAGGCGGAGGCCGACTTACCCGATGCGTTGGAGCAGGTGGGGGGCCGGGGTCTCCTCAAGACCTCCGAACTCGGCTACGACGGCAAGGGACAGGCGCGGGTGAACTCGGCGGTGGAGTTGAACGCTGCCTGGGAGCGGCTGGGGCGCGTTCCCTGCGTGCTGGAAGGGCTGGTCGCCTTCGAGCGCGAGGTCAGTCTGGGCGTGGCCCGCACGGCGGCGGGGGAGGTCGCCTTCGGGCCGCTCGTGGAGAACACGCATAGGGACGGGATTCTGCGGACGAGCGTCTTCCCGGCGCGGGTGCCGGGCGGCACGGAGGATCAGGCCCGCGACCTCGCCCGGAGGGTGGCGGAGGCGTGGGGCTTGGCGGGCCTGCTGACCCTCGAATTCTTCCAGCTTCCCGGCGGCGAACTGCTCGTGAACGAGGTCGCCCCCCGCGTCCACAACAGCGGGCACCTGACGCAAGACGGCGGGGGCATCAGCCAGTTCGAGGCGCAGGTGCGCGCGGTGCTGGGGCTGGGGCTGACCGATTGGTTCCCTCTCCACCCCTGCGCGATGGTGAACGTGGTGGGGACGGCGGACGGCTCGGAACCCGATTGGGCCGCCATAGACGCCCTCCCCGGCACCCGCCGCCACCTCTACCACAAGGCTCCTCGTCCGGGCCGCAAGCTGGGGCACGTGAACCTCGTCGCGCCGGAGAGGGAGACGCTCCACGCCCGCCTCGCCGAGTTGGAGCGGCTGATTCCGTGA
- the purE gene encoding 5-(carboxyamino)imidazole ribonucleotide mutase gives MRAVTDAQERPRVGVVMGSRSDFETMAGALGVLQDLGVGYEVRVLSAHRTPALLATYAARAERLNLAAIIAGAGGAAHLPGMLAAFTRVPVLGVPVQSRALSGQDSLLSIVQMPAGVPVATFAIGQAGARNAALFAAAMLAMTDEAVRDRLTAFRARQTQAVLDDPFFDGHPQAGAE, from the coding sequence ATGCGGGCCGTGACGGACGCACAGGAACGGCCCCGCGTGGGCGTGGTGATGGGCAGCCGCAGCGACTTCGAGACGATGGCCGGGGCACTGGGCGTGCTGCAAGACCTCGGCGTTGGCTACGAGGTCCGCGTCCTGTCCGCCCACCGCACGCCCGCCCTCCTCGCCACCTACGCGGCCCGTGCCGAGCGGCTGAACCTCGCGGCGATCATCGCGGGGGCGGGCGGCGCGGCCCACCTGCCGGGGATGCTCGCCGCCTTCACCCGCGTGCCCGTCCTCGGCGTGCCCGTCCAAAGCCGCGCCCTGAGCGGTCAGGACAGCCTGCTGAGCATCGTGCAGATGCCCGCCGGGGTGCCGGTCGCCACCTTCGCCATCGGCCAGGCGGGGGCGAGGAACGCCGCCCTCTTCGCCGCCGCCATGCTCGCCATGACCGACGAGGCGGTGCGTGACCGCCTGACCGCCTTTCGCGCCCGTCAGACTCAGGCCGTCCTCGACGATCCCTTCTTCGACGGCCACCCGCAGGCGGGGGCGGAATGA
- a CDS encoding glutamate ligase domain-containing protein, producing MTAAPDHEWLFSRTRAGRARGPEAARALLDRLGAPDRQFDALRVVGTNGKGSTCAMLEAGLLACGPRVGRFTSPHLTRYEERVRVGGRDLDPARTADFIGWAKANAPDAAFFDLTLALACREFAREGVEVAVMEAGVGGVSDATQALSRIRAVALTNVEFDHVATLGPTLHDIARDKALAARPGVPLLTTATGEALTVVREVAAEVGAPLFTPETHPALFALPRPPRLGGAHQHTNAALALATLRLLGHESGVDAALNTTYPARLERFEVGGRVVLVDGAHNPHATRALAASVPRADVLLFGNLARKDTAATLAPLLAVAPVRVFTAPGETATPPEVLAHTHGGESHPDPAAALARALDLTPPGGTLLVAGSLYLAGGIRALLLAASGVPEPGGGP from the coding sequence ATGACCGCCGCGCCCGACCACGAGTGGCTGTTCTCGCGCACCCGCGCGGGCCGGGCACGGGGGCCGGAGGCGGCGCGGGCACTCCTCGACCGCCTGGGAGCGCCGGACCGCCAGTTCGACGCCCTCCGCGTCGTCGGCACGAACGGCAAGGGCAGCACTTGCGCGATGCTGGAGGCCGGGCTGCTCGCCTGCGGCCCCCGCGTGGGCCGCTTCACCAGTCCGCACCTGACCCGCTACGAGGAACGGGTGCGCGTCGGGGGAAGGGACCTCGACCCGGCCCGGACCGCCGACTTCATTGGCTGGGCGAAGGCGAACGCCCCCGACGCCGCCTTCTTCGACCTCACGCTGGCGCTCGCGTGCCGGGAGTTCGCGCGTGAGGGAGTCGAGGTCGCCGTGATGGAGGCCGGGGTGGGCGGCGTGAGCGACGCGACGCAGGCCCTCTCCCGCATCCGCGCGGTGGCCCTGACCAATGTGGAGTTCGACCATGTGGCGACCCTCGGCCCCACCCTGCACGACATCGCCCGTGACAAGGCCCTCGCCGCTCGCCCCGGCGTCCCCCTGCTGACGACCGCGACCGGGGAGGCACTGACGGTCGTGCGGGAGGTGGCGGCGGAGGTCGGCGCTCCCCTCTTTACCCCGGAGACCCACCCTGCCCTCTTCGCCCTGCCCCGCCCGCCCCGGCTGGGGGGTGCTCATCAGCACACCAACGCCGCCCTCGCCCTGGCAACGCTCCGGCTCCTCGGCCATGAATCGGGAGTGGACGCCGCGCTGAACACCACCTACCCTGCCCGGCTCGAACGCTTCGAGGTCGGCGGGCGGGTCGTCCTCGTGGACGGCGCTCACAACCCGCACGCCACCCGCGCCCTCGCCGCCTCCGTGCCGCGCGCCGACGTGCTGCTGTTCGGCAACCTCGCGCGCAAGGACACCGCCGCCACCCTCGCGCCCCTTCTTGCCGTCGCGCCCGTGCGGGTCTTCACCGCGCCGGGAGAGACAGCCACGCCTCCCGAAGTCCTCGCCCATACCCACGGCGGGGAGTCGCACCCGGACCCAGCGGCGGCCCTCGCCCGCGCCCTGGACCTCACCCCGCCCGGTGGCACCCTGCTGGTGGCGGGAAGTCTGTACCTCGCCGGGGGGATTCGCGCCCTCCTGCTGGCCGCTTCGGGCGTGCCGGAGCCGGGGGGCGGCCCTTGA